One stretch of Malus domestica chromosome 14, GDT2T_hap1 DNA includes these proteins:
- the LOC103455401 gene encoding uncharacterized protein produces MVQKRSLDDEEIFVSFKHPRQVGHNKELVSFSESVFPGDVSEEPETLENGCAKDNNRSEEEISDDKFSGLPKGGEDVETSAPRSFTISSWTTSSNSGEDSLFEASFHGSFFPEYFNHERSIRTLTQFEDIYSVLLDHPPRKSASIGPEHQADVPLWGAQGAHNNFDLEDEKRLMGTCVIPMPDSDTELFTDTGCIVGKGRIDCSCEDGESVRCVRQHILEAREKLVKTIGPKRFEELGFNDMGEQVAQTWSEEEEQLFHRVVFSNPTSLGKNFWDKLSTVFPSRTKKEIVSYYFNVFMLRKRAEQNRYDPMNIDSDSDEWQGSNDYGENQPSVTEDEDSVVESPEGRRVPGYKRNWKDDLEVLDEDDTDETCDENVDVDMFGRGPEQILDRCYGLVDNCSSCPIAQLQDKISWDEKGDQEVQDDSCTSFDAAVAASQESQRKSENVNHWSGSFNRGDHEFVLEPCDAKIWDAGYMTCPKNKVDFLPTSNMIEEVFGKESWNHKARDGKNLG; encoded by the exons ATGGTGCAGAAACGATCACTTGATGATGaggaaatatttgtttctttcaaGCACCCAAGACAAGTGGGACATAATAAAGAGCTAGTTTCTTTCTCAGAATCTGTTTTTCCTGGAGATGTTTCTGAGGAACCAGAGACTTTAG AGAATGGATGTGCAAAAGACAATAATAGAAGTGAAGAGGAGATTTCTGATGACAAATTTTCTGGTCTTCCAAAAGGCGGTGAGGATGTTGAAACCAGCGCACCTAGAAGCTTTACCATATCCTCATGGACCACTAGCAGCAATAGTGGAGAAGATTCTCTGTTTGAAGCATcatttcatgggtcctttttCCCTGAGTACTTCAATCATGAACGTTCAATAAGGACCTTGACTCAATTTGAGGATATTTATTCTGTTCTTTTGGATCACCCTCCTCGGAAGTCTGCCTCCATTGGACCAGAGCATCAAGCTGATGTTCCACTGTGGGGTGCACAAGGAGCCCATAATAATTTTGACCTTGAGGATGAGAAACGGCTAATGGGGACTTGTGTAATTCCAATGCCTGATTCTGATACTGAGTTATTTACTGACACGGGTTGCATAGTTGGAAAGGGCAGAATTGATTGCAGCTGTGAAGATGGAGAGTCTGTTAGATGTGTCAGGCAGCACATTTTGGAAGCAAGAGAGAAACTTGTAAAGACCATCGGGCCAAAGAGATTTGAGGAGCTAGGATTTAATGACATGGGAGAGCAAGTGGCACAAACTTGGAGTGAAGAAGAGGAACAACTATTCCACCGGGTTGTCTTCTCAAATCCAACATCTTTGGGCAAGAATTTCTGGGACAAACTTTCAACTGTCTTCCCCTCCAGGACGAAAAAGGAGATTGTCAGTTACTATTTCAATGTCTTTATGCTTAGGAAGAGGGCAGAGCAGAACAGGTATGACCCAATGAATATTGATAGTGACAGTGATGAATGGCAGGGGAGTAATGATTACGGTGAAAATCAACCCTCTGTGACAGAGGATGAGGACTCGGTGGTTGAGTCTCCTGAAGGTAGACGTGTCCCTGGTTATAAGCGAAATTGGAAGGATGATTTGGAAGTGCTCGATGAGGACGATACGGATGAAACTTGTGatgaaaatgttgatgtggaTATGTTTGGGCGGGGACCTGAGCAAATTTTAGATAGATGCTACGGGTTGGTTGACAACTGCAGTTCCTGTCCCATAGCTCAGCTTCAGGATAAGATTTCCTGGGATGAAAAGGGAGATCAAGAAGTCCAAGATGATTCATGCACGTCCTTTGATGCAGCCGTGGCTGCTTCGCAAGAGAGTCAGCGGAAGTCTGAGAACGTGAATCATTGGTCGGGTAGTTTTAACCGCGGTGACCACGAATTTGTCTTGGAGCCTTGTGATGCCAAAATCTGGGATGCTGGGTATATGACTTGCCCTAAAAACAAGGTTGACTTCTTGCCAACTAGCAACATGATTGAAGAGGTTTTCGGGAAAGAATCATGGAATCACAAAGCAAGGGATGGCAAAAACTTGGGCTAG